From Xyrauchen texanus isolate HMW12.3.18 chromosome 36, RBS_HiC_50CHRs, whole genome shotgun sequence, one genomic window encodes:
- the LOC127630280 gene encoding E3 ubiquitin-protein ligase RNF169-like isoform X2 — MKMAAVGSAKSTGLGQRGKTRPGAPATPLTLEEARCPVCSEILLEPVTMPCGHSVCLHCFQRTVKLISLCCPLCRLRVSSWARKQSREKSLVNTELWELVRLSHPERCKRRMEQRDGETGDGEIFRAPVPIHKSGEMRQEYDKQKMKSGSSAQRKQRRERKNILSTEECGILKLYQYPFCGFSDAENEEPVGKRTRHVSAFVRKTKCSPAFNRGCLHSSAVQRSRSCTDSEDGRGKNRGHAHHSVSEKANITHSFNAGILLSSENSRSFSAPVLSLDKRHHWRGVHTSCTSLGLQTKPERSISPESNDSISEELNHFKPIVCSPCTPPKRLPDGGLLEPTIVKSTPRNLTRSLHKSTSYEASPTILQKWKQIEVDRQCTKVTSKGTITSPIAEDLSLKLSPVEERDSQTCKCVVVKDDLQDHQCMCRASTEESKRQKEKPVLWKKRRLIFDLRNKEEGTPPASALTRSITQTIADTSTSEGHSRCKTLCEFGPSGVSEQMFDKHIGHCNPGTIDPVNLINEPTTQSCALNRPTSRRGKKRSHKTKHLEDTVQSKISRIDGCNACNRFDDLLVQQINQEKEDRELALKLQRQFDSERQKVDRHKTICNKYVLRSWALKDGTVGQNTRRSGRIPKRNERFNCSY; from the exons ATGAAGATGGCGGCGGTGGGCTCTGCCAAATCCACTGGACTGGGGCAGAGAGGCAAAACCAGGCCTGGCGCTCCCGCCACTCCTCTGACTCTGGAGGAAGCTCGGTGTCCCGTGTGCTCTGAGATACTGTTGGAGCCGGTAACGATGCCATGTGGACACTCGGTGTGCCTGCATTGCTTCCAGCGTACGGTGAAGTTAATCAGTTTATGCTGTCCGCTGTGCCGGCTGCGAGTGTCCAGCTGGGCCCGTAAACAGTCCCGGGAGAAGAGCTTGGTCAACACCGAACTCTGGGAGCTGGTTCGTCTCAGTCACCCGGAGAGATGTAAGCGGAGGATGGAGCAGAGAGATGGAGAGACCGGGGACGGTG aaatTTTTCGTGCACCCGTACCCATTCACAAGTCTGGAGAAATGCGCCAAGAGTATGATAAACAAAAAATGAAG agcgggtcttcagcacagcgg AAacagaggagagaaagaaaaaacattctcTCAACAGAAGAGTGTGGAATTCTAAAGCTTTACCAATATCCT TTCTGTGGATTCTCAGATGCTGAGAATGAAGAGCCTGTTGGAAAGAGGACCAGACATGTTTCAGCATTTGTACGAAAAACAAAGTGCTCCCCTGCTTTCAATAGAGg TTGCCTTCATAGCAGTGCAGTTCAGAGGAGCAGGAGTTGTACTGACTCTGAGGATGGCAGAGGAAAAAATAGAGGTCACGCGCATCACAGTGTTTCTGAAAAG GCTAACATCACTCATAGTTTCAACGCTGGAATTCTTCTCTCCTCTGAGAACAGTAGGTCTTTCTCAGCACCGGTACTCAGCCTAGATAAGAGGCACCACTGGCGGGGTGTCCACACCTCTTGTACTTCACTCGGGCTTCAAACAAAACCAGAGAGGTCCATTAGCCCCGAAAGCAATGATAGCATATCAGAAGAACTTAACCATTTTAAGCCTATCGTCTGCTCGCCATGCACTCCACCCAAAAGGCTGCCTGATGGGGGACTTTTGGAACCCACGATTGTAAAGTCAACTCCTAGGAACTTGACACGCAGTCTGCACAAGTCCACGAGCTACGAGGCCAGCCCCACCATCTTGCAGAAGTGGAAGCAGATTGAGGTGGATCGTCAGTGCACCAAAGTGACCTCTAAAGGTACCATCACAAGTCCTATCGCAGAAGATCTCAGCCTTAAACTGAGTCCCGTGGAAGAGAGGGACAGTCAAACCTGCAAATGTGTTGTAGTCAAGGACGACTTGCAAGATCATCAATGCATGTGCCGTGCAAGCACAGAAGAGTctaaaagacagaaagaaaagcCTGTACTCTGGAAAAAGCGACGGCTTATATTTGATCTGCGTAACAAAGAGGAAGGTACACCACCAGCTAGTGCTCTCACAAGATCGATAACACAAACTATTGCCGATACTTCAACCTCAGAGGGGCACAGCAGATGTAAAACACTTTGTGAATTCGGACCATCAGGAGTGAGTGAACAGATGTTTGACAAACACATTGGACATTGTAATCCGGGTACTATAGATCCTGTGAACCTTATAAATGAGCCCACTACCCAGAGCTGTGCACTTAACAGACCTACCTCAAGAAGGGGCAAAAAGAGAAGCCACAAAACGAAACACTTGGAAGATACTGTACAGTCAAAAATATCCAGGATAGATGGTTGCAATGCCTGCAACAGGTTTGATGATTTGTTGGTCCAACAAATTAATCAGGAAAAGGAGGACCGAGAACTGGCACTTAAGCTACAAAGACAATTTGACAGTGAACGTCAAAAAGTGGACAGGCACAAGACAATTTGTAACAAATATGTTCTCCGGTCCTGGGCTTTGAAAGATGGGACAGTAGGACAAAATACTCGCAGATCAGGTAGAATCCCCAAACGAAATGAGCGCTTCAACTGTAGTTATTAA
- the LOC127630280 gene encoding E3 ubiquitin-protein ligase RNF169-like isoform X1 produces the protein MKMAAVGSAKSTGLGQRGKTRPGAPATPLTLEEARCPVCSEILLEPVTMPCGHSVCLHCFQRTVKLISLCCPLCRLRVSSWARKQSREKSLVNTELWELVRLSHPERCKRRMEQRDGETGDGEIFRAPVPIHKSGEMRQEYDKQKMKFCGFSDAENEEPVGKRTRHVSAFVRKTKCSPAFNRGCLHSSAVQRSRSCTDSEDGRGKNRGHAHHSVSEKANITHSFNAGILLSSENSRSFSAPVLSLDKRHHWRGVHTSCTSLGLQTKPERSISPESNDSISEELNHFKPIVCSPCTPPKRLPDGGLLEPTIVKSTPRNLTRSLHKSTSYEASPTILQKWKQIEVDRQCTKVTSKGTITSPIAEDLSLKLSPVEERDSQTCKCVVVKDDLQDHQCMCRASTEESKRQKEKPVLWKKRRLIFDLRNKEEGTPPASALTRSITQTIADTSTSEGHSRCKTLCEFGPSGVSEQMFDKHIGHCNPGTIDPVNLINEPTTQSCALNRPTSRRGKKRSHKTKHLEDTVQSKISRIDGCNACNRFDDLLVQQINQEKEDRELALKLQRQFDSERQKVDRHKTICNKYVLRSWALKDGTVGQNTRRSGRIPKRNERFNCSY, from the exons ATGAAGATGGCGGCGGTGGGCTCTGCCAAATCCACTGGACTGGGGCAGAGAGGCAAAACCAGGCCTGGCGCTCCCGCCACTCCTCTGACTCTGGAGGAAGCTCGGTGTCCCGTGTGCTCTGAGATACTGTTGGAGCCGGTAACGATGCCATGTGGACACTCGGTGTGCCTGCATTGCTTCCAGCGTACGGTGAAGTTAATCAGTTTATGCTGTCCGCTGTGCCGGCTGCGAGTGTCCAGCTGGGCCCGTAAACAGTCCCGGGAGAAGAGCTTGGTCAACACCGAACTCTGGGAGCTGGTTCGTCTCAGTCACCCGGAGAGATGTAAGCGGAGGATGGAGCAGAGAGATGGAGAGACCGGGGACGGTG aaatTTTTCGTGCACCCGTACCCATTCACAAGTCTGGAGAAATGCGCCAAGAGTATGATAAACAAAAAATGAAG TTCTGTGGATTCTCAGATGCTGAGAATGAAGAGCCTGTTGGAAAGAGGACCAGACATGTTTCAGCATTTGTACGAAAAACAAAGTGCTCCCCTGCTTTCAATAGAGg TTGCCTTCATAGCAGTGCAGTTCAGAGGAGCAGGAGTTGTACTGACTCTGAGGATGGCAGAGGAAAAAATAGAGGTCACGCGCATCACAGTGTTTCTGAAAAG GCTAACATCACTCATAGTTTCAACGCTGGAATTCTTCTCTCCTCTGAGAACAGTAGGTCTTTCTCAGCACCGGTACTCAGCCTAGATAAGAGGCACCACTGGCGGGGTGTCCACACCTCTTGTACTTCACTCGGGCTTCAAACAAAACCAGAGAGGTCCATTAGCCCCGAAAGCAATGATAGCATATCAGAAGAACTTAACCATTTTAAGCCTATCGTCTGCTCGCCATGCACTCCACCCAAAAGGCTGCCTGATGGGGGACTTTTGGAACCCACGATTGTAAAGTCAACTCCTAGGAACTTGACACGCAGTCTGCACAAGTCCACGAGCTACGAGGCCAGCCCCACCATCTTGCAGAAGTGGAAGCAGATTGAGGTGGATCGTCAGTGCACCAAAGTGACCTCTAAAGGTACCATCACAAGTCCTATCGCAGAAGATCTCAGCCTTAAACTGAGTCCCGTGGAAGAGAGGGACAGTCAAACCTGCAAATGTGTTGTAGTCAAGGACGACTTGCAAGATCATCAATGCATGTGCCGTGCAAGCACAGAAGAGTctaaaagacagaaagaaaagcCTGTACTCTGGAAAAAGCGACGGCTTATATTTGATCTGCGTAACAAAGAGGAAGGTACACCACCAGCTAGTGCTCTCACAAGATCGATAACACAAACTATTGCCGATACTTCAACCTCAGAGGGGCACAGCAGATGTAAAACACTTTGTGAATTCGGACCATCAGGAGTGAGTGAACAGATGTTTGACAAACACATTGGACATTGTAATCCGGGTACTATAGATCCTGTGAACCTTATAAATGAGCCCACTACCCAGAGCTGTGCACTTAACAGACCTACCTCAAGAAGGGGCAAAAAGAGAAGCCACAAAACGAAACACTTGGAAGATACTGTACAGTCAAAAATATCCAGGATAGATGGTTGCAATGCCTGCAACAGGTTTGATGATTTGTTGGTCCAACAAATTAATCAGGAAAAGGAGGACCGAGAACTGGCACTTAAGCTACAAAGACAATTTGACAGTGAACGTCAAAAAGTGGACAGGCACAAGACAATTTGTAACAAATATGTTCTCCGGTCCTGGGCTTTGAAAGATGGGACAGTAGGACAAAATACTCGCAGATCAGGTAGAATCCCCAAACGAAATGAGCGCTTCAACTGTAGTTATTAA